The following coding sequences lie in one Bacteroides helcogenes P 36-108 genomic window:
- a CDS encoding secretion protein HlyD: MYRCTILLKTLLLSALFGVPTAAVHAQLRVVDVSTLSEKGNYEREGVVTEETANDEEFVSLLMQLRQHANKTLATEAQDMHKNNSSNLDASLQKLEEVRKMGAISEADYQKAIAQFNKAKADMAKADETVGQQASGKGISDPAALKERIRQYCVGKRFYRHVCPEVKGVRRVDVGSLNGGPIPRYRGFINSLGEIMVEPDRYSNFNSGVAGITWNRDNASMCFSIDDKAIAHIWNGKDEYRSACMIDNKGRVLLSGDYLWLSFFRDCCLLKAEKTQGKFGIIDYDGNVLEPFIHSGPNAEEMYKAKDRIMKEKGWTPIQLF, encoded by the coding sequence ATGTATCGTTGCACTATACTATTGAAAACGCTATTGTTGTCGGCACTTTTCGGAGTACCGACAGCAGCGGTGCATGCACAACTTCGGGTGGTTGATGTCTCAACATTGTCGGAAAAGGGAAACTACGAACGGGAAGGCGTGGTAACCGAAGAAACCGCCAACGACGAGGAATTTGTAAGCCTGTTGATGCAACTTCGGCAGCACGCCAACAAGACTTTGGCAACCGAAGCGCAAGACATGCACAAGAACAACAGCAGCAATCTCGATGCCTCGTTGCAGAAACTCGAAGAAGTCCGGAAAATGGGCGCGATATCCGAAGCCGACTATCAAAAGGCGATTGCCCAATTCAACAAAGCGAAAGCCGACATGGCGAAAGCTGACGAAACGGTCGGGCAACAAGCCTCCGGCAAAGGCATTTCCGACCCCGCCGCCCTGAAGGAGCGGATACGCCAATACTGCGTGGGTAAACGGTTCTACCGCCATGTGTGCCCCGAGGTGAAGGGCGTGCGGCGGGTCGATGTGGGTTCGCTTAATGGAGGTCCCATACCCCGATACAGAGGATTTATCAATAGTTTAGGCGAAATCATGGTTGAACCCGACCGATACTCGAATTTCAACTCGGGCGTAGCGGGGATAACTTGGAACCGTGACAACGCCTCTATGTGTTTCAGTATCGACGACAAGGCGATAGCGCATATCTGGAACGGAAAGGACGAGTATAGAAGCGCTTGCATGATAGACAACAAGGGGCGCGTGCTGTTGTCGGGCGACTACCTGTGGCTCTCCTTTTTTAGGGATTGCTGCCTGCTGAAAGCGGAGAAGACACAAGGAAAGTTCGGCATTATCGACTACGACGGAAACGTGCTTGAACCTTTCATTCACAGCGGCCCCAATGCAGAGGAAATGTATAAAGCAAAAGACCGCATCATGAAGGAAAAAGGTTGGACGCCGATTCAATTATTCTGA
- a CDS encoding OmpA family protein, translated as MKRIITLALLLFIMGSATEAYSQGWLNRLGKKVEEKAKRKVEEKAEKAVDKVFDKAEDAVTGKGKKAKTQNNDAGQDADEQVAQDGGQQQKGQSLEMTYAKSDFVPGDEIIFEDLMDNEQLGEFPSMWDLKKGSCEISMVNGKKAVTRDPGVNAEIVPLMKDMTNYLPEKFTIEMDILMAPRREGNQWYKMYFYDAGKRPVMEFQIDSRVNYVVSWDYYSPSNERIEGEFKTEDLITSGGWHHLAMSFNKRAFKMYIDGVRIANIPNMKQPANFMYSDFPMNSASGAALTNFRIAQGAVPLYDRMMSDGKFITYGITFDVGKSVIKPESMGEINRIVQLMTENPTLKFSVEGHTDSTGNATSNQTLSEARSKSIVDKLVEMGIAADRLTSSGKGQTTPIADNATDEGRAKNRRVEFVKI; from the coding sequence ATGAAACGAATCATTACATTGGCATTGCTGCTCTTTATAATGGGAAGCGCAACGGAAGCCTACTCGCAGGGGTGGCTCAACAGGTTAGGTAAAAAGGTCGAAGAAAAGGCCAAACGAAAAGTGGAGGAGAAAGCGGAGAAAGCCGTGGACAAGGTTTTCGACAAGGCGGAAGATGCCGTAACGGGCAAAGGCAAGAAGGCCAAAACCCAGAACAACGATGCCGGACAGGATGCCGACGAGCAGGTGGCGCAGGACGGCGGACAGCAACAGAAAGGGCAATCTCTTGAAATGACTTATGCCAAGAGCGATTTCGTGCCGGGCGATGAGATTATTTTCGAGGATTTGATGGATAATGAACAATTAGGCGAATTTCCTTCGATGTGGGATTTGAAAAAAGGAAGTTGCGAAATTTCTATGGTTAATGGTAAGAAAGCTGTTACCCGTGATCCGGGAGTCAATGCGGAAATTGTACCATTGATGAAAGACATGACAAATTATCTGCCTGAGAAATTCACTATCGAAATGGATATTCTAATGGCTCCACGCAGAGAAGGCAACCAATGGTATAAAATGTATTTTTATGATGCTGGTAAAAGACCTGTGATGGAATTTCAGATTGATAGTCGTGTGAATTACGTTGTTTCTTGGGATTATTATTCTCCTTCAAATGAAAGAATCGAGGGAGAATTTAAAACGGAAGATCTTATCACCTCCGGCGGTTGGCATCATTTGGCGATGTCGTTCAATAAGCGAGCATTCAAGATGTATATCGACGGGGTGCGTATTGCGAATATCCCTAACATGAAACAGCCAGCCAATTTCATGTATTCCGACTTCCCGATGAATAGCGCTTCAGGAGCCGCCCTTACCAATTTTCGCATTGCCCAAGGCGCTGTTCCCCTGTACGACCGCATGATGAGCGACGGCAAGTTCATTACCTACGGCATCACCTTCGACGTGGGCAAGTCCGTCATCAAACCCGAATCGATGGGTGAGATTAACCGCATTGTGCAACTGATGACCGAGAATCCGACGCTGAAATTCTCCGTCGAGGGACACACCGACAGCACCGGCAACGCCACGAGCAACCAAACACTCAGCGAAGCCCGCTCGAAATCCATCGTCGATAAGTTAGTGGAAATGGGCATCGCCGCCGACCGCCTCACCTCCTCCGGCAAAGGTCAAACCACCCCCATTGCCGATAATGCCACGGATGAGGGACGTGCCAAGAACCGAAGAGTAGAATTCGTGAAAATATAA